A portion of the Malania oleifera isolate guangnan ecotype guangnan chromosome 3, ASM2987363v1, whole genome shotgun sequence genome contains these proteins:
- the LOC131150311 gene encoding uncharacterized protein LOC131150311, with the protein MIDQERRGSAPHGVLLAVVIGIVVLGPLLLGDQGEALTEAFSELLSPIGLLLLPVFLLLTIQFLSSDRASLLSGIFSTGEPDSIHRVSGSPVGVALFLLVLLFLLYNRVSIFGGDDDAE; encoded by the coding sequence ATGATAGATCAAGAGCGGAGAGGATCGGCGCCGCACGGAGTGCTGCTGGCGGTGGTGATTGGCATTGTCGTGCTGGGGCCGCTCCTCCTGGGCGACCAGGGCGAAGCCCTCACTGAAGCCTTCTCCGAGCTCCTCAGCCCCATCGGTCTCCTCCTCCTCCCCGTCTTCCTCCTCCTCACCATCCAGTTCCTCTCCTCCGACCGCGCCTCCCTCCTCTCCGGCATCTTCTCCACCGGCGAACCCGACTCTATCCACCGCGTCAGCGGCTCCCCCGTCGGCGTCGCCCTCTTCCTGCTCGTCCTCCTCTTCCTCCTCTACAACCGTGTCTCCATTTTCGGCGGCGACGACGACGCCGAATAA